In Oligoflexia bacterium, a single window of DNA contains:
- a CDS encoding VTC domain-containing protein, translating into MRISSRIELKYPCSEDHLQKIKTILWNHPSWQLDSHCHDQKPYWVASLYWDTPNLINYHDSQDGVLKKSKLRLRSYASSDINDTGFKVIKAEVKHRQGRVCYKAVKTLHPHILEQDNLLHNDCQSIFGPDLWHFYRKNTPSYKKQSLQAVVTVLYERLSFIHSNQKSRITLDSNIIPLSPDLFLNAFTQRCQTQSMLGVLELKDCDLKYAEINKIIALSDSKKEKFSKYNQALDTIVQKSIFPMLNSI; encoded by the coding sequence ATGCGCATAAGCTCAAGAATAGAGTTAAAATATCCCTGTTCAGAGGATCATTTACAAAAAATTAAAACGATTTTGTGGAACCATCCCAGTTGGCAATTAGACAGCCATTGTCATGATCAAAAACCCTACTGGGTGGCTTCCTTGTATTGGGATACACCCAATTTAATCAATTATCATGACTCCCAAGATGGCGTCTTAAAAAAATCAAAGTTGCGTTTACGCAGCTATGCCAGCTCAGACATCAATGACACTGGTTTTAAAGTTATAAAAGCTGAAGTGAAACATAGACAAGGCAGAGTATGTTACAAAGCCGTTAAAACTTTACACCCTCATATCCTTGAACAAGACAATCTATTACACAATGATTGCCAGTCTATCTTTGGCCCAGATCTCTGGCATTTTTATAGAAAAAATACGCCATCCTATAAAAAACAAAGCTTGCAAGCTGTGGTTACCGTATTGTATGAACGACTAAGCTTTATTCACAGCAATCAAAAAAGTAGAATCACTTTAGATTCAAATATTATTCCCTTATCTCCAGATTTATTTTTAAATGCTTTTACACAGCGCTGCCAGACACAAAGCATGCTTGGTGTTTTGGAGTTAAAAGATTGTGATCTTAAATATGCTGAAATCAATAAAATTATTGCTTTAAGTGATTCTAAAAAAGAAAAATTCTCTAAATACAATCAAGCTCTAGATACAATTGTACAAAAATCCATTTTCCCTATGCTTAATAGTATTTGA
- a CDS encoding DUF4956 domain-containing protein, which produces MDQLFSYFDYSQLQSPPMGSFDMVRLSMAIVLSFILSLMVSKFYQRFHRSRGLELHFLISLVLLSMVAAFIMQAVGNNLARAFSLAGALSIVRFRNAVKDIIDIVAIFFVMAIGIACGAGFFALAILSTVLISFLWWVISESMFAMTHEQLITLQFKASTPDLMIQTFKTDFKKTVLAADLRQINQAQNNENLYTFDLKLNGKIPADQWFENLKTLVERKNIAANDFSIYL; this is translated from the coding sequence ATGGATCAGTTATTTTCTTATTTTGACTACAGCCAACTTCAATCGCCCCCCATGGGATCTTTTGATATGGTTCGCTTGAGTATGGCTATTGTTCTGAGCTTCATATTGAGCTTGATGGTCAGTAAATTTTACCAACGTTTTCATCGCAGTCGAGGCCTAGAACTTCACTTTTTAATTTCATTGGTTTTACTGAGCATGGTTGCTGCCTTTATCATGCAAGCTGTGGGCAATAACTTGGCCAGAGCTTTTTCTTTAGCTGGAGCTTTATCCATTGTCAGGTTTAGAAACGCCGTTAAAGACATCATTGATATTGTTGCCATTTTCTTTGTCATGGCCATAGGAATTGCCTGCGGGGCAGGATTTTTTGCTTTAGCAATTTTATCAACTGTACTTATTAGTTTTTTATGGTGGGTCATCAGTGAGAGCATGTTTGCCATGACCCATGAACAATTGATTACCTTACAATTTAAAGCTTCTACTCCAGACTTAATGATTCAAACCTTTAAAACTGATTTTAAAAAAACTGTTTTGGCTGCGGATTTAAGACAGATTAATCAAGCGCAAAACAATGAAAACCTTTATACCTTTGATTTAAAACTTAACGGTAAAATTCCAGCAGACCAATGGTTTGAAAATCTCAAAACATTGGTAGAGCGTAAAAATATCGCTGCAAATGATTTTTCTATCTACCTCTAA
- a CDS encoding pyridoxal-dependent decarboxylase codes for MLQHFDQELAQKVLDLIHESLDLDKPTPIINYLDPQTRHNQVALDLPQTGLNADQLYEQIKTYINNSAKTYHPYFCNQLWSGFSFPSFLAEMVSTAFNTSMYTYETAPIATMVEKKVITECLNLAHFKQGEGIFTTGGSASNMSALLAARNHLDPSIAMDGYKHQALSLFVSKDAHYSFAKAANVIGLGINNIYKINTLDNGKMDVSHLQTCIEQSLKKNQTPFFVSATTGTTVRGAFDSINDIANITDRYKLWLHVDGSWGASVLWHKKYKDLMQGIERADSLAWDAHKMLGLPLMCAMLLFKEKGMLAKAHKHGNSDKYIYRDEEANYNLGPISIQCGRKVDALKLYLTWQALGHEGMHDHIDGLYKQADFFTQWIEEHPSFKLFGPVESLNICFQYIHPGYTQQQTNDLNLAIRTRLLHTGQAMINYAYIDDDLIIRLILANPNMQQDQLHQLFKMIEKTALEILSQKVRPYF; via the coding sequence ATGCTACAGCACTTTGACCAAGAATTGGCCCAAAAAGTTCTTGATTTAATTCATGAAAGTTTAGATCTTGATAAGCCAACACCAATTATAAACTATCTAGATCCGCAAACCCGGCACAATCAGGTTGCTTTAGATTTACCGCAAACGGGACTTAATGCAGATCAACTTTATGAACAAATTAAAACTTATATTAACAACAGTGCAAAAACCTATCACCCCTATTTTTGTAATCAACTATGGTCAGGCTTTTCTTTTCCTTCATTTTTAGCAGAAATGGTCAGTACAGCATTCAATACATCAATGTACACTTATGAAACTGCCCCCATTGCTACCATGGTAGAAAAAAAAGTTATTACCGAATGTTTAAATTTAGCCCATTTCAAACAAGGGGAAGGTATCTTTACCACCGGAGGCAGTGCCTCAAATATGTCCGCACTTTTGGCAGCAAGAAACCATCTTGACCCTAGTATCGCTATGGATGGCTACAAGCACCAAGCCTTAAGTCTTTTTGTTTCAAAAGATGCTCACTACTCTTTTGCTAAAGCAGCCAATGTCATAGGTCTTGGCATCAATAATATTTACAAAATTAATACTTTAGATAACGGGAAAATGGATGTCTCCCATTTACAAACATGTATTGAACAGAGTTTGAAAAAAAATCAAACACCTTTTTTTGTATCCGCTACCACAGGGACAACTGTGAGAGGCGCTTTTGACTCTATCAATGATATTGCAAATATAACTGACCGTTATAAATTATGGTTGCATGTTGATGGCTCCTGGGGAGCTTCAGTCTTGTGGCATAAAAAATATAAAGACTTAATGCAAGGCATAGAAAGAGCTGATTCTCTTGCTTGGGATGCTCATAAAATGCTGGGTCTACCCTTAATGTGTGCAATGCTTTTATTTAAAGAAAAAGGAATGTTAGCCAAGGCCCATAAGCATGGCAATTCAGATAAATATATTTATAGAGATGAAGAGGCCAATTATAATTTAGGCCCAATATCTATTCAATGTGGACGTAAAGTTGATGCACTTAAGCTCTATCTAACTTGGCAAGCCTTAGGGCATGAAGGCATGCATGATCATATTGATGGTCTTTATAAACAAGCTGATTTTTTTACTCAATGGATAGAAGAGCACCCCAGCTTTAAACTTTTTGGTCCAGTGGAATCTTTGAATATATGTTTTCAATATATTCATCCAGGTTATACCCAACAACAAACCAATGACCTTAATCTTGCTATTCGCACTAGGCTACTTCACACAGGGCAAGCCATGATTAATTATGCTTATATTGACGATGATTTAATTATTCGTTTAATTCTTGCCAATCCCAATATGCAGCAAGACCAATTGCATCAACTGTTTAAGATGATAGAAAAAACTGCACTAGAAATTTTATCTCAAAAGGTACGGCCTTACTTTTGA
- a CDS encoding pyridoxamine 5'-phosphate oxidase family protein has product MSQPAPSSRTQVKRRAHRGHYDIKTIYSIIDESKICHLAFMVEGYPGILPMAFCRVDDFVYFHSSSKNRMFQSLADHPQISLAFTHLDALVLARSAFHHSMNYRSVIVYGQAQMVTEQEEKLLASKALIDFIAPDRWPQIRHPNEQELKATGFFKVSLAEASAKIRTGPPVDDEADYALPVWAGIIPCSLKFEDPIPDPKNN; this is encoded by the coding sequence ATGTCTCAACCAGCACCCAGTTCGAGAACTCAAGTTAAACGCAGAGCCCATCGTGGCCACTATGATATTAAAACCATTTATTCTATTATTGATGAAAGTAAAATTTGCCATCTTGCCTTTATGGTAGAAGGTTATCCTGGTATTTTGCCCATGGCTTTTTGCAGAGTTGATGATTTTGTCTATTTCCATAGCTCAAGTAAAAATCGCATGTTCCAGTCTTTAGCTGACCATCCACAAATAAGCTTGGCTTTCACCCATTTGGATGCTTTGGTCTTGGCACGATCAGCCTTTCACCATTCTATGAACTATCGTTCCGTCATTGTATATGGCCAAGCACAGATGGTGACAGAGCAAGAAGAAAAACTTCTGGCTTCTAAAGCTCTGATTGATTTTATTGCACCTGATCGCTGGCCACAGATCCGCCATCCTAATGAACAAGAACTCAAAGCCACTGGTTTTTTTAAAGTAAGCCTAGCTGAAGCCTCTGCTAAAATCAGAACAGGTCCTCCTGTTGATGATGAAGCCGATTACGCTTTGCCCGTTTGGGCTGGAATAATCCCTTGTTCCTTAAAATTTGAAGACCCCATTCCTGATCCAAAAAACAACTAA
- the pyk gene encoding pyruvate kinase translates to MNRKTKVIATLGPASSSEKNIARLIKLGVNIFRLNFSHGTHEQHAQLIKRIRMLAQKVNHPVGILADLPGPKLRLGLFENSETLFLKANSRWLLTTEKVLGKEGVLPVDFPKLPSLLSKNDKILLADGKLQLIVNKIEGQNIYCKVTVGGELKERQGINIPGKKLDIPAFTFRDKKAIKMLKDVQVDFIALSFIQTEKDIINVQKEMKKLGIDIPIIAKIEKPEALRRIDSIIQLVDGIMIARGDLGVEIETEKVPVIQKQLIRLANKAFKPVITATQMLESMTHNSRPTRAETTDVANAIWDGTDAVMLSGETASGKYPMETVKTMIKIIKYAESHRDFSWHPDFHDPKNPQHSVLNAAAKIADPKLHKGIVTYTESGNTAMMLSKMHPEVPIYALTPHAKTCQKMSLIRNVRAYISPAAESMDNLIAYGDQTLIKEKVFKKKDTVVITAGSKLSVGATNMMKIHNIGDFV, encoded by the coding sequence ATGAATAGAAAAACAAAAGTTATTGCCACTTTAGGCCCAGCAAGTTCAAGTGAAAAAAATATTGCTCGCCTCATTAAACTTGGGGTCAATATTTTTAGACTTAACTTTTCTCATGGTACACATGAGCAACATGCCCAGCTGATTAAACGGATTCGTATGCTTGCCCAAAAAGTCAATCACCCCGTGGGTATTTTAGCGGACCTTCCTGGACCCAAATTACGCTTGGGCTTATTTGAAAACAGTGAAACACTTTTTTTAAAAGCCAATAGCCGTTGGCTTCTGACAACAGAAAAAGTTTTAGGTAAAGAAGGCGTTTTACCGGTTGATTTTCCTAAGCTTCCTTCGTTACTAAGCAAAAATGATAAAATCTTATTGGCTGATGGCAAATTACAGTTGATTGTAAACAAAATTGAAGGGCAAAATATTTATTGTAAAGTGACGGTTGGTGGTGAACTTAAAGAACGTCAGGGAATCAATATCCCCGGAAAAAAACTGGATATCCCGGCCTTTACCTTTAGAGATAAAAAAGCCATTAAAATGCTTAAGGATGTTCAGGTTGATTTTATTGCTTTGTCTTTTATTCAAACTGAAAAAGACATCATCAATGTACAAAAAGAAATGAAAAAACTGGGCATTGATATACCGATCATTGCCAAAATAGAAAAACCTGAAGCCTTACGTCGTATAGATAGCATTATACAACTGGTTGACGGAATCATGATTGCCCGTGGTGATTTAGGTGTAGAAATAGAAACTGAAAAAGTACCGGTGATTCAAAAACAGCTCATACGTTTGGCCAATAAGGCATTTAAACCCGTGATTACCGCTACTCAAATGTTAGAATCTATGACGCATAATTCACGTCCAACCAGAGCAGAAACAACGGATGTGGCCAATGCTATTTGGGATGGAACTGATGCTGTCATGCTGTCTGGCGAAACCGCTTCTGGCAAATATCCCATGGAAACCGTTAAAACCATGATTAAAATTATTAAGTATGCAGAAAGCCATCGTGATTTTTCTTGGCATCCAGATTTTCACGATCCAAAAAATCCACAACACTCCGTTTTAAATGCTGCTGCAAAAATTGCTGACCCAAAATTACATAAGGGTATTGTTACCTACACAGAGAGTGGCAACACCGCCATGATGTTATCCAAAATGCATCCAGAGGTCCCTATCTATGCCCTAACCCCGCATGCAAAAACTTGTCAAAAAATGAGCTTGATTCGTAATGTTAGAGCCTATATTAGTCCAGCTGCAGAATCTATGGATAATCTTATTGCCTATGGTGATCAAACCTTAATCAAAGAAAAGGTCTTTAAAAAGAAAGATACAGTTGTTATCACTGCTGGTTCAAAACTCAGCGTAGGTGCCACCAATATGATGAAAATTCATAACATTGGTGATTTTGTTTAG
- a CDS encoding SDR family NAD(P)-dependent oxidoreductase — protein sequence MQLSSESVVVITGASKGIGRVTALRLAQYKCNFILVARSENLLQQLTQELAHIGAKAIYIVGDLSKKSTATKIVHSIHQQFKRIDVLINNAGYGYYAPIEQINDKNLENIFRCNLLAPLWLMQKLAPLFKQQGYGHIVNVSSVIGIRSIPGSSAYCMSKFALNALDESAYLELKPYGVNFSLICPGLTKTEFQENSNNPHLNPGLSNKLGASAESVAKAIDHAIASNKRRVYLTFWGKLLVYLQRLSPSLLDWIMLYHYKKRSQEKNAPQAFMHNTRKSS from the coding sequence ATGCAACTTTCGTCAGAATCTGTCGTTGTCATTACCGGTGCTTCAAAAGGCATTGGTCGGGTTACGGCTTTACGTTTAGCTCAATACAAATGCAATTTTATTCTTGTTGCAAGATCTGAGAACCTTTTACAACAATTGACCCAAGAATTAGCGCATATAGGCGCTAAAGCCATTTACATTGTGGGAGACCTTTCAAAAAAATCTACGGCAACAAAAATAGTCCATTCAATTCACCAACAATTCAAACGTATTGATGTACTCATCAATAACGCTGGTTACGGGTATTATGCCCCCATTGAACAAATCAATGATAAAAATCTAGAAAATATTTTTAGATGCAATCTTTTAGCGCCCTTATGGTTGATGCAAAAGCTAGCACCCTTATTTAAGCAGCAAGGTTATGGACATATTGTTAATGTCTCGTCTGTTATTGGTATTCGTTCTATCCCTGGGAGCAGTGCCTACTGCATGAGTAAATTTGCGCTCAACGCCTTAGATGAATCGGCTTATCTTGAGCTTAAACCTTATGGAGTTAACTTCAGTTTAATTTGTCCAGGGCTTACCAAAACAGAGTTTCAAGAAAACTCTAACAATCCCCATTTAAATCCAGGCTTATCAAACAAGCTTGGTGCAAGCGCAGAGTCTGTAGCAAAAGCCATAGATCATGCCATTGCATCCAACAAAAGAAGGGTCTATTTGACTTTTTGGGGAAAACTATTAGTCTACTTACAACGCTTGTCCCCGTCATTGCTTGATTGGATCATGCTTTACCATTATAAAAAAAGATCCCAAGAAAAAAATGCGCCTCAAGCTTTCATGCACAATACAAGGAAGTCTTCATGA